From a region of the Vibrio ostreae genome:
- a CDS encoding acyl-CoA thioesterase, producing MSSGKRDITLRFLAEPGDVNFGGKVHGGAVMKWIDLAAYACSAAWSGKYCITAYAGGIRFVAPILVGNLVEVSAKVIYTGKTSMHIAIDVQATDPKELNNHLTTHCIVIMVAVDENGKPTPVPEWIPTTDEDIALRQSAIRLMNMRTEIGEEMEAHVKYLKAR from the coding sequence ATGAGCAGTGGCAAACGAGATATAACTCTGCGCTTTCTAGCAGAGCCCGGAGATGTAAACTTTGGCGGTAAAGTACACGGCGGCGCCGTGATGAAATGGATCGACCTAGCTGCATACGCCTGCTCCGCAGCGTGGAGCGGAAAATACTGTATCACCGCCTACGCCGGCGGTATTCGTTTCGTGGCACCGATTCTGGTCGGCAACCTGGTGGAAGTCAGCGCTAAGGTCATTTATACCGGTAAAACCTCAATGCACATTGCGATTGATGTCCAGGCCACGGATCCGAAAGAACTCAACAATCATCTCACCACACACTGCATTGTGATTATGGTCGCCGTGGATGAAAACGGTAAACCAACGCCGGTTCCGGAGTGGATCCCGACCACCGATGAAGACATCGCACTGCGTCAATCGGCCATCCGCCTGATGAATATGCGTACTGAAATCGGCGAAGAGATGGAAGCGCACGTTAAATATCTCAAAGCCCGCTAA
- the malG gene encoding maltose ABC transporter permease MalG codes for MAMVQGTSLKYRVWATHIALWAFLALIIFPLLMVVAISFREGNFATGSIIPENPSLEHWKLALGFSVTNADGSVTPPPFPVLTWLWNSVKIAAVSSVLIVCLSTTSAYAFARMRFKGKETILKAMMIFQMFPAVLALVAIYALFDKLGQYIPFLGLNTHGGLIFSYLGGIALHVWTIKGYFETIDNSLEEAAALDGATPWQAFRLVLLPLSVPILAVVFILSFIMVVGEVPVASLLLSDVDKYTLAVGMQQYLYPQNYLWGDFAAAAVLSALPITAVFLLAQRWLVGGLTAGGVKG; via the coding sequence ATGGCTATGGTACAAGGAACATCGCTCAAATACCGTGTGTGGGCGACACATATTGCGCTGTGGGCGTTTCTGGCGCTGATCATCTTTCCGTTGCTGATGGTGGTGGCTATCTCATTCCGCGAAGGTAATTTTGCGACCGGTAGCATCATTCCGGAAAATCCGTCCCTGGAGCACTGGAAACTGGCACTCGGTTTCTCGGTCACTAACGCAGATGGCAGTGTGACACCGCCTCCTTTTCCGGTTCTGACCTGGTTGTGGAACTCGGTTAAAATCGCGGCGGTTTCATCGGTGCTGATTGTCTGCTTATCGACCACTTCAGCCTACGCGTTTGCCCGCATGCGCTTTAAAGGCAAAGAGACCATTCTGAAAGCGATGATGATCTTCCAGATGTTCCCGGCTGTGCTGGCTCTGGTCGCGATATATGCGCTGTTTGATAAGCTTGGCCAGTACATCCCGTTTTTGGGCCTCAATACCCATGGTGGCTTGATCTTCTCCTATCTGGGGGGGATCGCACTGCATGTCTGGACTATCAAGGGCTATTTTGAAACCATCGATAACTCGCTGGAAGAAGCGGCTGCACTGGATGGTGCAACTCCTTGGCAGGCATTCCGTTTGGTGCTGCTGCCATTGTCAGTGCCAATTCTGGCGGTGGTGTTTATCCTCTCCTTCATCATGGTGGTGGGGGAAGTACCGGTGGCTTCGCTGCTGCTGTCGGATGTCGATAAGTACACATTGGCGGTAGGGATGCAGCAATATCTGTATCCGCAAAATTACCTGTGGGGTGATTTTGCCGCGGCCGCAGTGTTATCGGCTTTGCCAATTACCGCTGTTTTCCTGCTGGCGCAGCGCTGGCTGGTGGGTGGCCTGACGGCTGGTGGTGTGAAAGGTTAG
- the malF gene encoding maltose ABC transporter permease MalF, with translation MQSIQGTEAMSASAMTPPTNNNRTIIKWSVLAAVGLVNGYATVLMYSRGELAFALLTIILTALALYIFGSKKTYAHRYIYPGIAGMILFILFPLAYTVNLAFTNYSAKNQLSFDRAQSVLMDRTFQSGASYPFSLLSTEQGYRITIQDGETQYATPVFSLDASGQSLALTPVQDVTGDKEAIKTIISHRDALGALNLTLPDGNAIRMSGLRKFAAVAPLYTLQDDGETLINNQNGEMLRPNLEVGFYQPVNEQGQFVGSTVSPGFIVSIGTHNFERVWKDEGIKEPFISIFIWTVLFSVLTVIFTLVIGLVLASVVQWEELKGRAFYRVLLILPYAVPAFISILIFKGLFNQSFGEINMVLQGLFGLSPAWFSDPFLAKCMVLIVNTWLGFPYMMILCMGLLKAIPDDLYEASAIDGANFVHNFTKITLPLMIKPLTPLLIASFAFNFNNFVMIQLLTAGGPNMIGTSEPAGYTDLLVSYTYRIAFEGAGGQDFGLASAIATLIFLLVGALALLNLRFTKVSQN, from the coding sequence ATGCAGTCAATCCAAGGTACAGAGGCTATGTCAGCATCCGCAATGACACCACCGACCAATAACAATCGCACCATCATTAAGTGGAGTGTATTAGCCGCCGTTGGTCTCGTGAATGGATATGCAACAGTTTTGATGTATTCCCGTGGTGAGCTCGCTTTTGCATTGCTGACCATTATTCTTACTGCTCTGGCACTTTACATCTTTGGCAGTAAAAAGACTTACGCCCATCGTTATATTTACCCGGGTATCGCCGGAATGATCTTATTCATTCTGTTTCCGTTAGCCTATACGGTCAATCTGGCGTTTACCAATTACAGTGCCAAAAACCAACTTTCTTTTGATCGAGCCCAGTCGGTACTGATGGACCGCACGTTTCAGAGTGGAGCGAGCTATCCGTTTTCGCTGCTTAGCACCGAACAAGGTTACCGCATCACCATTCAGGATGGTGAAACTCAGTACGCCACTCCGGTGTTTAGTCTCGATGCGAGCGGGCAGTCGTTAGCGCTGACTCCGGTCCAGGATGTGACGGGCGATAAAGAGGCGATTAAAACCATCATCAGTCACCGTGATGCTCTCGGGGCGTTGAATCTGACGCTGCCGGATGGCAACGCGATTCGCATGAGCGGACTGCGTAAATTCGCCGCTGTGGCGCCGCTTTACACCCTGCAGGATGATGGCGAAACGCTAATCAATAACCAGAACGGAGAGATGCTGCGACCGAATCTGGAGGTCGGTTTCTACCAACCGGTTAACGAGCAGGGGCAGTTTGTCGGCAGTACGGTGTCACCTGGTTTTATTGTTTCAATCGGTACCCATAACTTTGAACGGGTTTGGAAAGACGAAGGCATCAAAGAGCCATTTATCAGTATCTTTATCTGGACTGTGCTGTTCTCTGTGCTGACCGTGATCTTTACTCTGGTGATTGGTCTGGTGCTGGCGAGTGTGGTGCAGTGGGAAGAGCTCAAAGGCCGCGCTTTTTATCGTGTGCTGTTAATTCTGCCTTATGCAGTACCGGCGTTCATTTCGATTCTGATTTTTAAAGGTCTGTTCAACCAGAGCTTTGGTGAAATCAATATGGTGCTGCAAGGTCTGTTTGGCCTCAGTCCGGCCTGGTTCTCGGATCCGTTCCTAGCGAAATGCATGGTGTTGATCGTCAATACCTGGCTGGGTTTCCCCTACATGATGATTTTATGTATGGGCTTGCTGAAAGCGATTCCGGATGACTTGTACGAAGCTTCAGCTATCGATGGCGCGAACTTCGTGCACAACTTTACCAAGATCACGTTGCCATTGATGATTAAGCCGCTCACACCGCTGCTTATTGCCAGCTTTGCTTTTAACTTCAATAACTTTGTTATGATTCAGCTGTTGACGGCGGGCGGTCCGAACATGATAGGTACCTCTGAGCCAGCTGGTTACACCGACCTCTTGGTGAGCTATACCTACCGCATTGCATTCGAAGGTGCCGGTGGCCAGGACTTTGGTCTGGCGAGCGCGATTGCGACGCTGATCTTCCTGCTGGTGGGAGCGCTTGCGCTGCTTAACCTGCGTTTTACTAAAGTCAGCCAGAATTAA
- the malE gene encoding maltose/maltodextrin ABC transporter substrate-binding protein MalE, with translation MKNALSTVALSTLVALGSFGAHAAIQEGQLTIWINGDKGYNGLAEVGKKFEQETGIKVTVAHPDGLQDKFPQTAATGDGPDIVFWAHDRFGGYAEAGLLTEIKPSQAIKDGIVDFAWDAVKYQGKLIGYPVAVESLSLIYNKDLVPNPPKSWEEVAALDAQLKKNGKSAIMWNLKEPYFTWPLMAADGGYAFKYTSSGYDVKDAGIDKQGVKDAMNFVKGLVDKGVISADMDYSVSEAEFNKGNTAMTINGPWSWGNIDKSGINYGVTTLPKFNGQSSKPFVGVLTAGISTASPNKDLAVEFIENYLLTNEGLRAVNNDKPLGAVALSSFQRELDSDQRIAATMDNAMNGEIMPNIPQMNAFWGAAKNAIINVVDGRQTVDAALADAEKQMTK, from the coding sequence ATGAAAAACGCCCTAAGCACTGTAGCGCTCAGCACTCTGGTCGCTCTTGGTTCGTTTGGCGCACACGCTGCCATCCAGGAAGGACAACTGACTATCTGGATTAACGGTGACAAAGGTTACAACGGTCTGGCTGAAGTTGGTAAAAAGTTTGAACAAGAAACTGGTATTAAAGTCACTGTTGCGCATCCGGATGGTCTGCAGGACAAATTCCCACAGACAGCGGCAACGGGTGATGGTCCCGATATCGTATTCTGGGCACATGATCGTTTCGGTGGTTACGCGGAAGCGGGTCTGCTGACGGAGATCAAACCGTCACAAGCGATCAAAGACGGTATTGTTGATTTCGCCTGGGATGCCGTGAAGTATCAAGGTAAGCTGATCGGTTACCCGGTAGCGGTTGAGTCGCTGTCACTGATTTACAATAAAGATCTGGTCCCTAATCCGCCAAAAAGTTGGGAAGAAGTGGCCGCGCTGGATGCTCAGCTGAAGAAAAACGGTAAATCAGCCATCATGTGGAACCTGAAAGAACCGTATTTTACCTGGCCTCTGATGGCTGCTGATGGTGGCTATGCATTTAAATACACTTCTTCTGGCTACGATGTAAAAGACGCAGGTATCGACAAGCAAGGCGTCAAAGATGCGATGAATTTTGTTAAAGGTCTGGTTGATAAAGGCGTGATTTCGGCCGATATGGACTACTCTGTATCTGAAGCGGAATTTAACAAAGGCAATACGGCCATGACCATCAATGGTCCGTGGTCATGGGGCAATATTGACAAGTCAGGTATCAACTACGGTGTGACCACTCTGCCTAAATTCAATGGCCAGTCTTCTAAACCGTTCGTTGGTGTGCTGACCGCTGGTATCAGTACTGCATCACCAAACAAAGATCTGGCGGTTGAGTTTATCGAAAACTACCTGCTGACTAATGAAGGTCTGCGCGCGGTCAATAACGATAAGCCACTGGGTGCGGTTGCTCTGAGTTCATTCCAGCGTGAACTGGATTCGGATCAGCGTATTGCTGCGACCATGGATAACGCGATGAACGGCGAGATCATGCCAAACATCCCACAAATGAATGCGTTCTGGGGCGCAGCTAAGAACGCAATCATCAACGTGGTTGATGGCCGTCAGACTGTTGATGCAGCCCTTGCGGATGCTGAAAAACAGATGACGAAGTAA
- the malK gene encoding maltose/maltodextrin ABC transporter ATP-binding protein MalK, translated as MASVSLKNVCKAYGDVMISKNVDLEIQEGEFVVFVGPSGCGKSTLLRCIAGLEDITSGDLFIGEQRMNDVEPSKRGVGMVFQSYALYPHLNLHDNMSFGLKLAKADKAEISKRVEHAADILQLSHLLDRQPKALSGGQRQRVAIGRTLVSQPNVFLLDEPLSNLDAALRVQMRSEITKLQRKLGCTMIYVTHDQVEAMTMADKIVVLDAGFVSQVGKPLELYHYPQNRFVAGFIGSPKMNFMSVTIDEAEKERVKVRLSNGFAFWIPVDGTTVTVGERMSLGVRPEHLLEAQRGDAQIEGKVMIVEKLGNETQAYMNVKGSDSDIIYRQPDTLDIEVGDSLAIGIPAHRCHLFHSDGRACRRLFKEKGVEFNN; from the coding sequence ATGGCGAGTGTCAGCTTAAAAAACGTGTGTAAAGCTTATGGCGATGTGATGATTTCCAAGAATGTGGATCTGGAAATCCAGGAAGGCGAATTTGTCGTCTTCGTCGGTCCGTCAGGCTGTGGTAAATCCACCCTGCTGCGTTGTATTGCCGGACTGGAAGACATTACCTCTGGTGATCTGTTTATTGGTGAGCAACGCATGAATGATGTCGAACCTTCCAAACGCGGGGTCGGCATGGTATTTCAGTCTTACGCCCTCTATCCGCACTTGAATTTGCACGACAACATGTCATTTGGCCTCAAACTGGCCAAAGCCGACAAAGCCGAGATCAGTAAACGCGTTGAACACGCAGCCGATATCCTGCAATTGAGCCATCTGCTGGATCGTCAGCCAAAGGCCTTATCGGGCGGCCAGCGTCAGCGTGTCGCCATTGGCCGGACTCTGGTCTCCCAACCCAATGTTTTCCTGCTCGATGAGCCGCTTTCTAACCTCGATGCTGCGCTGCGGGTACAGATGCGCTCCGAAATTACTAAGCTGCAGCGCAAATTAGGCTGCACCATGATTTACGTCACCCACGATCAGGTCGAAGCCATGACCATGGCTGATAAAATCGTAGTACTGGACGCCGGTTTTGTGTCTCAGGTCGGTAAACCACTCGAGCTTTACCACTACCCACAGAATCGTTTTGTGGCCGGTTTTATCGGTTCACCAAAGATGAACTTCATGAGTGTCACTATTGACGAAGCGGAAAAAGAGCGGGTTAAAGTTCGGCTGTCAAACGGCTTCGCCTTCTGGATCCCGGTTGATGGCACGACAGTCACGGTCGGTGAACGTATGTCGCTGGGCGTACGTCCTGAGCACCTGCTGGAAGCGCAGCGAGGTGATGCTCAAATAGAAGGAAAGGTGATGATCGTGGAAAAACTGGGCAACGAAACCCAGGCCTACATGAACGTTAAAGGCTCAGATTCAGATATCATCTATCGTCAGCCTGACACCCTGGACATTGAGGTCGGCGATAGCCTGGCAATTGGTATTCCGGCCCATCGTTGCCATCTGTTCCATAGTGATGGCCGCGCGTGTCGCCGCTTGTTTAAAGAGAAGGGCGTCGAATTCAACAACTAA
- a CDS encoding DMT family transporter: MLIKMIPFLFVILWASGFVGARFGLEYAEPMTFLSLRMVLNVVLFALLIMLLKRRIPTGRQFWHSCVSGLFIHGLYLGGTFQAIHWGIPAGLASLLVGSQPIFTALILLLMGSERLNLAQWLGLALGFAGISCVLMGNIEWQSDAHKWAAIGMCVVSLIGITVGTLYQKKLCQGVDLLGGALVQYVAAVALLLPAAMQFETMQVEWTPTFIMTLGWLVVVLSCIAILLLLYMVEHGASSSVASVFYLVPPTTAIQAWICFGESFDRLGALGFVLAAVAVYLVVKKPVLRRSRMPQPAESVS; the protein is encoded by the coding sequence ATGCTCATCAAAATGATTCCTTTTCTGTTCGTAATACTCTGGGCATCCGGCTTTGTCGGGGCCCGTTTCGGTCTTGAATATGCCGAGCCGATGACCTTTCTCAGTCTGCGGATGGTGCTAAATGTGGTGCTGTTTGCGCTACTGATCATGCTGCTCAAACGCCGTATCCCGACTGGCCGTCAGTTCTGGCACTCCTGTGTATCGGGGCTGTTTATCCATGGTTTGTATCTGGGGGGCACCTTTCAGGCGATTCACTGGGGGATCCCGGCGGGCTTAGCCTCACTGCTGGTCGGTAGCCAACCGATATTTACTGCGCTGATCCTGCTGCTGATGGGCAGTGAGCGGCTTAATCTCGCTCAGTGGCTCGGGCTTGCCTTGGGTTTTGCCGGCATCAGTTGTGTGCTGATGGGTAATATTGAGTGGCAGTCGGACGCACACAAATGGGCAGCCATTGGTATGTGTGTGGTTTCTTTGATCGGTATTACGGTCGGTACGCTGTATCAGAAGAAGTTATGTCAGGGTGTTGATTTGCTCGGCGGTGCCTTGGTGCAATATGTGGCTGCGGTTGCGCTGCTGTTGCCTGCTGCGATGCAGTTTGAAACCATGCAGGTGGAATGGACCCCGACATTCATTATGACGCTCGGCTGGCTGGTGGTGGTGCTGTCATGCATTGCGATTTTGCTGCTGCTGTATATGGTTGAACATGGCGCATCATCTAGTGTTGCGTCGGTGTTTTACCTGGTACCGCCGACCACTGCAATTCAGGCCTGGATTTGCTTTGGGGAATCTTTTGATCGGTTGGGGGCGCTGGGCTTTGTACTGGCCGCTGTGGCGGTTTATCTGGTGGTGAAAAAGCCGGTGTTGCGACGTAGCAGAATGCCGCAACCCGCGGAAAGTGTCAGCTAG
- a CDS encoding DUF2391 family protein, translating to MKMSFNMEDASQVCVGAFALAVPISFSEEAWQLGTSLPLPNLLLLLTLSLGFLGVFAYESVFQRNVQRRIPAFLLRIVIAYAITALVVGFVLLALDKLPLLDEPLISLKRIVVIAMPASMGAIIVDSFDKE from the coding sequence ATGAAAATGAGTTTTAACATGGAAGACGCCAGTCAGGTATGCGTCGGTGCCTTTGCTCTGGCGGTGCCCATTTCCTTTTCAGAAGAAGCCTGGCAACTTGGAACGTCGCTCCCGCTGCCCAACCTGCTGCTGTTACTGACGCTGTCTCTGGGTTTTCTCGGCGTATTTGCCTATGAAAGTGTCTTCCAGCGCAATGTGCAGCGTCGGATACCCGCTTTTTTGCTGCGTATTGTCATCGCCTATGCGATAACCGCGTTGGTGGTGGGTTTTGTCCTGCTCGCACTCGACAAATTGCCGCTCCTCGACGAACCGCTAATTTCACTTAAACGTATTGTCGTCATCGCCATGCCCGCATCGATGGGTGCTATTATCGTTGACAGTTTTGACAAAGAATAA
- the speG gene encoding spermidine N1-acetyltransferase, protein MNIQLTLRALERSDLRFIHDLNNNRNIMSYWFEEPYESFDELEELYNKHIHDNAERRFVVENEQKELVGLVELIEIDYIHRSGEFQIIITPQHQGRGFARTLIHKALDYSFTILNLHKVYLHVAIDNEKAVHLYQSCGFKEEGHLVEEFFINGAYRDVKRMYILQNDYLSKLSAQS, encoded by the coding sequence ATGAACATCCAACTCACTCTCAGAGCGCTTGAACGCAGTGATTTGCGTTTCATTCACGATCTCAACAACAACCGCAATATTATGTCATACTGGTTTGAAGAGCCGTATGAGTCGTTCGATGAACTGGAAGAGTTGTACAACAAGCACATCCACGACAACGCCGAACGCCGCTTTGTGGTAGAAAATGAACAAAAGGAACTGGTGGGTCTGGTCGAGTTGATTGAAATTGACTATATCCATCGCAGTGGTGAATTTCAGATTATCATCACCCCGCAGCATCAGGGCCGTGGCTTCGCCCGCACGTTAATTCATAAAGCACTCGACTACTCCTTTACCATTCTCAACCTGCATAAAGTGTATCTGCATGTCGCGATCGATAACGAAAAAGCGGTGCATTTGTATCAGTCATGTGGATTTAAAGAAGAGGGCCATCTGGTGGAAGAATTCTTCATCAACGGCGCCTATCGTGACGTCAAACGCATGTATATTCTGCAAAATGACTATCTGAGCAAACTCTCAGCGCAAAGCTGA
- a CDS encoding 2OG-Fe(II) oxygenase, which translates to MALETLLDAIAEQGWYVWDDFLSLEQVQSLRECVPQDWYRARIGRNDDLLQAKAIRSDRIQWLNSEMGLPVQDYLTRMEQIRCEVNRDFFMGLFEYESHFAQYQVGDFYKKHLDAFRGQENRKLTTVFYLNENWTEADGGELKIYDMDDQLIDTVAPVAGRLVVFLSENFPHEVLPAKAERMSIAGWFRTNGVTESRFDIAH; encoded by the coding sequence ATGGCATTAGAAACCTTATTGGATGCAATTGCTGAGCAGGGCTGGTACGTGTGGGATGATTTTCTTTCCCTGGAGCAGGTACAGAGCCTGAGAGAGTGCGTACCTCAAGATTGGTACCGTGCCCGTATTGGCCGCAATGATGATCTGCTGCAAGCCAAGGCTATTCGCAGTGATCGTATTCAGTGGTTGAATTCGGAGATGGGACTGCCGGTGCAGGATTACCTGACACGCATGGAGCAGATCCGTTGCGAGGTGAACCGCGATTTCTTCATGGGCCTGTTTGAGTATGAATCCCACTTTGCCCAGTATCAGGTCGGCGACTTTTACAAAAAGCATCTCGATGCGTTTCGCGGCCAGGAAAACCGCAAACTGACCACAGTGTTCTACCTCAATGAGAACTGGACCGAAGCCGATGGCGGCGAACTGAAAATCTACGATATGGATGATCAGTTAATCGACACCGTTGCGCCGGTCGCCGGACGTCTGGTGGTGTTCCTGTCAGAAAATTTCCCGCATGAAGTGCTGCCTGCCAAAGCGGAGCGCATGAGTATTGCCGGTTGGTTCCGCACCAACGGCGTGACAGAGAGTCGTTTCGATATTGCCCATTGA
- a CDS encoding exonuclease domain-containing protein: MLNALKRRFGGGYHKMVKQHQRLAARRDWPTGLEHYFSQALPSLEALVYQMDMVAFDFETSGVNASQDQILSIGWVGITMDHIDVAASEELFVRHPEFVTADSAVINHITPDVLSQGVTLDDAMDQLFNQLAGKIALVHGACIERAFVAQYMRERFGVEHFPCVWIDTLHIEKQMTYAGKTAPGTSFQLNDVRRRYALPQYSSHSATIDALATAELFTAQIKSLFKGHSPRVAKLAAPLFL, from the coding sequence ATGCTTAATGCATTGAAACGCCGCTTTGGCGGCGGCTACCACAAGATGGTGAAACAGCATCAGCGACTGGCCGCCCGCCGCGATTGGCCTACAGGGCTCGAACACTATTTCAGTCAGGCACTGCCAAGCCTGGAAGCCTTGGTGTATCAGATGGATATGGTGGCGTTTGATTTTGAAACGTCAGGAGTCAACGCCAGTCAGGATCAGATCCTGAGCATTGGCTGGGTGGGAATCACGATGGATCATATTGATGTCGCCGCCAGTGAAGAGCTGTTCGTTCGGCATCCCGAGTTTGTGACGGCGGACTCTGCGGTAATCAATCACATCACTCCCGACGTGTTGTCACAGGGCGTCACGCTGGATGACGCGATGGATCAGTTGTTCAATCAACTGGCCGGGAAAATCGCACTGGTACACGGCGCCTGCATTGAACGGGCATTTGTGGCGCAGTACATGCGCGAGCGCTTCGGTGTCGAGCATTTTCCTTGCGTGTGGATTGATACGCTGCACATCGAAAAGCAGATGACCTATGCGGGTAAAACGGCGCCGGGCACCAGCTTTCAGCTCAATGATGTTCGTCGACGTTACGCATTGCCACAATATAGTTCGCACTCTGCGACCATTGATGCATTGGCTACTGCCGAGCTCTTCACTGCTCAGATAAAATCGTTGTTTAAAGGCCATTCTCCTAGGGTTGCTAAATTGGCGGCACCGCTTTTTCTTTAA
- a CDS encoding putative nucleotidyltransferase substrate binding domain-containing protein yields MGSSLTPNIYDFLIKLDPFDKLSSEIVESLANHVKVRYLAKGEKIEFSALCQERYLYIIRTGAIEQRRRDGQLRARLGEEDQFGFTFLAPLQNAEDGYQAEAIQDSLLYLVPHTDVQTVCLEHPEFANYFASHAQLRLTSAVNDAAGREEDKGLFFRRVGEIASENIAIVDVNTPIQDVAQTMCGEERSRSSCAVVMRDGEIVGVVTDRDMTSGVVATGIGIHEPISMVMTQNPQLIQADDKVIQAISIMLQYNIRCLPVVQGKEVVGLLTTSHLVHNHRTQALFLIEKIKYASSVNTLAALNVEKQSIFESLVESGVSAEIQGRVMSMIMDAFTRRLLQINEELLGPPPCDYAWVVAGSHARNEVHMLSDQDSALVLAHDAKPEDMLYFTHLSMRVCNGLAACGYPLCDGKYMAASPKWCQPIQVWKEYYRKWVSSPEYNKLLSISVFLEVRSIYGNSELVEDLQQHLHQCIQNSQNFLPALVRDAIDTQPPLGIFNNLVLEKGGDNSNTLNIKKYALNLIIDLARIFSLAAGGSMTGTEERFRFAAQQGTMSEDSCQNIIGAYKFITQVRFQHQLQALREGKEPNNHISPDSFSSFERKHLKDAFKIISELQDVAKLRFVKG; encoded by the coding sequence ATGGGCTCATCATTAACCCCTAATATTTATGACTTTCTTATCAAGCTCGATCCGTTTGATAAGTTGTCCTCCGAGATTGTTGAATCGCTCGCGAATCATGTCAAAGTGCGCTACCTGGCGAAAGGCGAAAAAATAGAGTTCAGCGCATTGTGCCAAGAGCGATATCTCTACATCATTCGCACCGGGGCGATTGAGCAGCGTAGGCGCGACGGTCAGTTGCGTGCTCGTTTGGGAGAAGAGGATCAGTTTGGTTTCACTTTCCTCGCGCCGCTTCAGAATGCCGAAGATGGCTATCAGGCTGAAGCGATTCAGGACTCACTGCTTTATCTGGTGCCGCACACAGACGTGCAGACCGTTTGCCTAGAGCATCCGGAATTTGCTAATTACTTCGCATCCCATGCGCAACTGCGCTTGACGTCCGCAGTCAATGATGCGGCTGGGCGAGAAGAGGACAAAGGGCTGTTTTTCCGCCGTGTGGGGGAAATTGCCAGCGAAAACATCGCGATTGTCGATGTGAACACGCCGATTCAGGACGTGGCGCAAACCATGTGTGGTGAAGAGCGCAGCCGCAGCTCGTGCGCGGTGGTGATGCGCGATGGTGAAATTGTCGGTGTGGTCACTGATCGAGATATGACCAGCGGTGTCGTGGCGACTGGAATTGGTATTCATGAGCCAATCAGTATGGTGATGACTCAGAATCCGCAACTGATTCAGGCCGATGACAAAGTGATTCAGGCCATTTCCATCATGCTGCAATACAACATTCGTTGCCTGCCGGTGGTGCAGGGGAAAGAGGTAGTCGGTTTACTTACCACGTCACATCTGGTTCACAATCATCGTACGCAAGCCCTGTTCCTTATTGAAAAAATCAAATATGCCAGTTCAGTGAATACGCTGGCCGCACTTAACGTGGAAAAGCAGTCGATCTTTGAATCGCTGGTGGAAAGCGGCGTGAGTGCAGAAATTCAGGGGAGGGTGATGTCGATGATCATGGACGCGTTTACCCGCCGCCTGTTGCAGATCAACGAGGAACTCCTTGGGCCGCCGCCGTGTGATTATGCTTGGGTAGTGGCGGGTTCGCATGCCCGTAATGAAGTGCATATGTTGTCGGATCAGGACAGCGCTTTAGTGTTGGCGCATGATGCTAAGCCGGAAGATATGCTGTATTTCACCCATCTGTCTATGCGCGTATGCAATGGGCTGGCGGCTTGCGGGTATCCTCTGTGTGACGGCAAATATATGGCCGCGTCACCGAAATGGTGCCAGCCAATTCAGGTATGGAAAGAGTATTACCGTAAATGGGTATCAAGCCCGGAGTACAACAAACTACTCAGCATTAGTGTGTTTCTGGAAGTACGTTCGATTTACGGCAACAGTGAATTGGTGGAGGATCTACAACAGCATCTGCATCAGTGTATTCAGAACAGCCAGAATTTCTTGCCTGCTCTGGTTCGCGACGCGATCGATACGCAGCCGCCGCTGGGGATTTTCAATAATCTGGTGCTGGAGAAAGGCGGCGATAACAGCAACACGCTCAATATCAAAAAATATGCGCTGAACCTGATTATCGACCTGGCGCGGATATTCAGTCTGGCGGCTGGCGGTTCAATGACCGGCACCGAAGAGCGTTTTCGCTTCGCGGCTCAGCAGGGCACGATGTCCGAAGACAGCTGTCAGAACATTATCGGCGCCTACAAATTCATTACTCAGGTTCGCTTTCAGCATCAGTTGCAGGCTCTGCGTGAAGGCAAAGAACCGAACAACCATATTTCACCGGACTCTTTCAGCAGCTTTGAGCGCAAACACCTGAAAGATGCCTTTAAAATCATCAGTGAGCTACAGGACGTAGCCAAACTCAGGTTTGTAAAAGGATAA